atacttttctcttatCTGAATGTGCTTTTCATATCCACAATGGGAATAGATGTTCTATACTTCTCTGTTTAGTGCACATGAAATATTTTAAAAGTCATATTTCCCAAACTTTGACTACATTTATAGAGGAAAATATCAATAtctataataataaataaatatcaTTAGATACATCATTAAACATATACTTATAGTAGGACTAGTATTTATTTGGTATTATTTCTGTTGATATGTTTCtcactaaacttggtcaaactaaaCAATGTTTGACTTCCAAAAAAATATGCACACTGCacttaggaatagagggagtacagtCAATATCTATCTTTATTGTGTTTTTTTCTTTATTAACAATTTAAAATGTTTTGCGTTGAATTAAGTATCTATTTTGCCTTAGTTAGAATGCACAACAAGTatccccgcaaaaaagaaaaaagaaagcacATCCAGTAGTAATTGTACAACCATCAGTCAGAGCTTCAAGATAGTTGTCATCTAAACCTTTGTTCGGCAGCCAATGATAGGTTGTTCAATAATCATGTGAAAACCTCTGTGCAATTCCATCTAATGTATTCATTCCTCCTTGGACCGACCTTCACTACACATGAACCAGAAAGAATGCCAATGCTGCCCAAACGGTTATGAATGGAATGGTAAGTGATGCCGACAGTCGATGAGAATCGTTCGGCAGCCATGGGTACGCATCTGGAGGCGGCATCACGCAGTTCTCGCCGTTGAAGTACACTCGCCTCGGAAACGCCCATCCTTTCTGGAAGGTGAAGGTTGCCGGGTCCTTCCGGAACAAAAGCTCAGACTGAACATTTCCATTATGCTGGGCAGTCATGAGCAGGTCATTGTAGTACTTGATGCCCCACATCATCCCGGTGTCGTCTGCGACAAGAGAGCAATAACTTGTCAGTAGCtggaacatgaacattttttttttcTAACTCTGCATCATCAGAATGATGCATGGAGACAAATATACATTGCATAATGTATAAGTTTTCAGGGGAAGATGATTGAAGCAAAGCCCTCACTTATTGTTCCATAAGGGTTCAGATCTTTGTATCTGAAGCTGAAGATAGTGGTCAGGTTGTTGAAGTTCGGGTGCTGCGCGACGAGGTTCCACTGCGAGTAGTTCATCAGGTAGTTGAGGTTTGTCGCCGTGATCTTCACCCTCCAGTATTCCTTGTAGTTAGCCTTGACGTGCCAGTGCACCCTTATTGGGCACATATGAGGAGAGCATTGCACGAGAGGTACCGGGATGTTGGTGCTATCCCCGGGCACGACAGAAGCCAGATAAGGTGAGTTGGGCCTGCCAAAGAGGACACCCCAACAGTCACATATATAACTGAACACAAAAGTTGTGACTCCTGTTCTTGTATCAGATGCAACTCAACTTACTTGATACAACTCACTGGGTTTGTGCTGTTATCTTGGCAGCCACATGAGCACTTATTGCAGTCGACGATGGTGCTGTTGTAAAACGATGAGAGCACAACGCAGCACGTCGGGGATCGTCCCGCGCCGAACTGCGAATATGTGCACGTCACATTCCATGTCTCtgcacaaaagaaacacaaactATCACCAAAATGCTAGTAAATGTTCTTGCCACGGCAGGAAGATCATGAATACCACGTCGAACAGTTCAAAAGCTTCGCCGGGGGtttatcctccttttcgaaaaaaaaagctTCTTCTGAAATATACTACTACTGCTATGCATCAAATGGTGGTAGGGTAGATGATGAAAAATGAAGATCTTACTGATGGCCTGGGTCGTCCTCCTCCCATCCCCATCCTTGTCAATGAACTTGGTAGGCTCTACCTCCTTTGCAGGCCCGCAGGTGTACCCTGGCCCAGGGGCCTTGAGGGTGAAATTCGTGGGCGCCTTGACAGAGCTGTTGGAAGTCCCTGCCTGACCAACAGTGACATCAAATGTGGCAATGGCGTTGGCGGGGTCCTGTCCCCATGAGCTGAGGACTCCTCCTTTGCAGCAGTTTGGGGTCTGCTTGCTGTAGGCTGCCCCCGGAAGGAAGTCCACCACCTCCGGGTCCGTCCGGCAGCAGTGCGGCGGCGGCTCCTCTCTGAACCTGGAGCAATCGCCCTGCTCCGTGGTTTGGGCGCCGGACATTTTCCAGATTATTTCTTTCCCCGCCCACACCCAGCCGAGCTTCCATCCCGGCGCTTGGATGTGGCGATACTGCTGGTAGTTGTAGAGTGAGACAGTAGCCTGGAGGAAAAAGGAGTTTACAGCTTATTTGTCATCAGTTTGGAAAAGATTAGTGGACAGGATAAAAGATTTTGTATGGACTGTGGAGGTTGCCAGCTTATAAGTTGTGCAGCTACATCTGAAGAAACCCTAAATGCTGCAACAAATCGGTAAATCATCGTGTCATATGACTTCTGATTGTTATAAGATCAGCCAAATAGACCAATTTTCCTGTTGGAAAAAAAATATCAGGGAAGCCAAATGTTTTGTGTCATTTTCATTTTAGCATCTCCTTGGCCTGCAGCTCCATACAGTGTTGCAATATCAGTGCACCATCTATTATATTTTCCTATGGAAGATTCTTTCTCATGGAATTTGCTGACTTGTGTAAGAATGGAGAAAGCTGTTGTGGACTTGTGTAGCGATAGGGGCATTCACCGAATTGGTCTTAGCTTGGAACAGACTGAACTGGCTTACTTACCACGTAGCCATCATGGCTCCACTTCTTCACATCCCACTTGATCGTAATGTTCCCAACCGGATCAAGCGAATCGTACGCATCTGCAAAATGCCAAGGAAATTTGCTTGGAGCATGGTTCCACAAAAATGAAAGGATATCATGGTAGCAGACATTTATCAAGTTCAAACTGGACTGAATGTTTTTGAAAACAAAATATCACATGTTACCATAAATTGGACTGGATTTTTTTGAACAAGGGCCATAATAAATTAAACTGAATGAACACTAACTGGAGCTGTCATTTACAGTATCAAGTTATCAAATCAGTGATTAAACTATACCCATTTTACTCCCACTAACTGTCGTCTACATACTAAGTGGAGGTCACAATTTTATCATGATGCCATCCATAAGGCGGGTTTTTCGCTGACTTGAAACAGAATAGTGTGCACCCACTCAGTCTTCCTGTTAAGTGCACTTGGTCATAATACAGACCAAACCTAGTACTACATGGCTTACATGGACTTGAAAAGGGATAAACCTAAATCAGTGAAACCAATTCGATTTCATAAAATAAAATAACGCGAAGAGTGAAGGGTGTGAGAAGCCTAGAAGTgttgtaatctcaaacttttttggGGAGACAGTGAAATGTGGGATGGGGAACAGGAGATCCCTCCGGTTACAGTCAGGCTCTCAGGCTACGTGAAGGAACACTGTAATTGACGTGAAAACAGATCATTCAATTCAATGGTTGCAAGAAATATTAAAGATCGGCGATATCATGTGATTAATTGAGGGGCATGCCCCCGATTTCATTTCATTTCATGAAAGGAAACCAATAAAACAAAGTCGTCCCAAAAATACATTCCCAGATGAAAATCGCGTCTTGATCATGACCATCACATTATGGCGGAAGGAGAAATCATCGCCGTTACCAAAATTAGCAGGGCGAACCAAATCCCACTGCCAGTTACCCAAATCCCCGTCCGTGGATCCCTAGAACTAGCCCACATCTCGCCCCCGAACGATCTTGCCCGAGCAGCGCATGAATCGACGAACAACTCGGAGAAATCAAGAGCCCTTACCCTTTTTTTGAGAGAGAGGAAATCAAGCGCCCTTACCCGACGACGGCACGAGcgcggagagggcgagggcgaggaggAGTAGCGCAATGGAGGCCCTGAGGGGCCGGAGcggtgccgccgccgccatggctgaTCGAGTACGAGGTCGCTCGAGTGAGTCTCAAGAACCAGCTGCACCCCCCTGATCACTCCACTCCCTCGAGTACGATGTGCTCTGCGCGGAAGGGGCTCGAGAAAAGCGGGCGGGGtcagagagtgagggagagcgAGGTTTGTGCCTGTGGCCGTGTGGTGTGGCGTGGCGTGTGTGTGTGCGAGTCAGATTTGTTGTTGCGCGTAGCCGTGTCTGTCCGTGTCTATGAGCTATCATCGTGGGAAGCTTTCCTCTTTGCTGCCGTGGGACGACGGTGGGAGTGCAAGTGTGCAGCCAGCTACCGAAGGGCTTGTTTGTTTCTTGGAAGGAAATACCACTGGGTAATAGGACTGGTGGGAGTAGCTTGTTCCGGATGGATCACCATTACTGCCAGCCGTGTTTCTGGTTTCCTTCCCTCCATTTCCGTGGTTCCGGCGCTCTACCGATGACTGTCACGTTGCTTTTTCCCGGCCTTTGTTTGGTTCACTGATGATGAAAGTAGGATTTCTCGTCGCTTGGTTGACCGGGCAAGTAGTATCTGATGTTTGCTGAAGCCGGATGTCCTGATTAATGTGCGTGATGGATATCTTCATCAGTCCTCATGACTAGTGCTCGCTGATCCGAACCCAAGGTGCCTTTTCTTCTTCTAGACTGGTAATAAAGCTCAGCTTTTCGTGTCTTATGTGCGCAATCTTTCCCTGAATAAAGGCTAAAAGCAATTTCCCACTACTAGTAAGTAGTAGCGCCAACGGCCATCGGACGGCACGGCATATTAAACCAGAGTCTTGTGCTGCTGCAAACGTTTTCGTTTCCtttgtttttttttgcgaataaaaCGTTTTCGTTTCCTTACGGGAGAAGAAGCTGCCTCGACGTCGACGTAGTATGTTGCCTATGTACAGACTTTGGAAATTAGTTGAGCCGCACCGTTTTTTGTTTTGCGACGAGCTCGGTTCAGTTTGAAATTTGTCACGGCGCGTCTAGAATTCCCACCTGCGGACGTCCTCGGAAGGTTGCGGACGAAACGCGCGTGCGTCGGCGTCGCGTATCCATCCATGCAGGTCTCAtgaacgtactccctccgtccggaaatatttgtcatcaaaatagataaaaagagatgcacctagaactaaaatatgtctagatacacccccttttatccattttgatgacaagtatttccggacggagggagtactagctaggTACGACAACCAACATCCAGCTGGACAGCGAGCACCGACGCATGCAATGCAGGCGCTCAGCCGCCGCATGCTCCTCTTCCGATCACAGATGGAATCCCGTTCAAAGCGGAAGATGAGAATGACCCGGAGCACCTGCGCGGCGCAACCCATGCGCCCGTCCGCCTTGGCTGAGCCGCCGGTCTCGTTCGTGTCGTGTGGGCACGCTCCTCTCCCATTGTCCCGTCGAAAGCGTTCTAGGGCGTGGCTGGCGGAGGCAGAACTAAAGTCCAGGAGGGAAAAATTATGACCCCGCCTCAAGTCAATCAGGATTCTAATCTTGGGTACCAAAAGGTCTATAGCTGACCAAGCCACTCGGCCAGTCTGTCTGTCAAAACAAAAGTTAGTCGGTCATGCACTCAGGCTACTTCCACTTCTATGTGCTCGTGTTAGGATCTCACTCAGTTGACTAGGATTCAGAGATTACAACTCAACTCGACGAATATTTCAAGCACCTTGCTGTCAAAATATTGTCCATCTGCGAGGATGTAGTGCATTTATTTTAAAAGGCAGTGAGCTACTACGGAGTATGATATAAGCATTAACAATAGATTCATTATTCCCCGGACTACACAAAGTGAAGATGCATGCTCCATGTGTATTATTTCAAAACAATAATGATCATGCTCATTACCAATTCAACCATGCATGTTCATCAATCAATTTCCAGCACAATCATGTTCGTGTACGACCAGCACTCACATTTCACAAACAGTTAAGTCTTAAAGAACCATTCACAGGCATGCCATCGTCAACTTTACAAAGCTTGAAAACAAGCACTGGTTATCAAGAGGACCATTCAAAGGTCTGCACACAACACAAATTCTAccatacttggtgcaaagaaacATCACTTTAGCTAGATTTCAGTCAGTTGACTTTTAGTTTTGTGGTCAGTCGATTTTCTGACCGTTGGATTGTCCTTTAAGATTTGtgtagtttttcttcttttttctgccACGTTTTGCTGGTGTACTAGGCTGGGCTGTTTGGATTCGACTGACTCctattttgggtcagtcaatttcgTTCTTGGGCTGGATTTTGCTGTGTGCATGCTTTTCCTCATGATttgcttttgttttctgcacatgtacgcttttatttttctatttttcagttgatttttgttttttttctttatgTGCATTTCTAGATGTTGAGTGTGTGTAAACGTATACATGTACAAATTATGTTAAAGTACAGAAACTTCACTCTTATATATTAATTCTACATATTATAAAATGTGCTAATTatgtgcaaaattttattttattttaattttctttATTCTTCAGGGTAATAAAAATGTTAATTGTTTTGTGCTAATTCAATAATTTTTTATATTATTATGTGTATGAATGCATGAAAGTACTATACAATATTTGTGTAAATTATACTCGACAGCTGAAGTTTTATTATTATATGTGTATTCACTGCATATTATAAAAAGTGCAATTTCACtgcaaagttgtgtgcaagtttttttttttattttctttcttcttaagagTAATACCAATGTTACTAATTTATTCTCTCTTACAAAATGTTATTTGTTTTATTATGTATAGTTTATAATTCATTTCCTGTTTTTAAGGatgataccaatgccactaatttgtTCCTTGTTTAAAAACTTTGTTTTTATGTAAAAttcactattatatgtttattcttacATAACTTAAAAGGCGCAATTTATGTGTAAATTATGTGCAAATTGTATCATTATTATTTTTACTTTCTTTCCACTTAAAGGGTGGTACCAATGCCACTACACTTGATTTCTTCTTAGAGATTTTTTTTGTGTTCGTAAGTAAGTATGCACGCAAGTATGATAtaccatgtgtgtaaattatagtaGAGAGCAAAAATTGCAATGTATATGCTTATTTTTTGCATACTAAAAAAGTGCAATTTCAGAgcatacttgtgtgcaagttattttttaattatctttcttcTTTAAGGGTTTCATTTTcccctagaaaacttcattatttttattacttttattttatattttctttcgTCTTAAAGGGTTCCATTCTTacatagaaaacttcattattttgttttagttttagtttttgtatttttcttttttaaAGGGTTTCATCATTCCATAAAAAACGtcattattttgttttttttgttttttttattttctctcttcttAAAGGGcttcattcttccttagaaaacttcattattttgttttaattttagttttttattttcgtTCTACTTAAAGGGTTCCATtcttccctagaaaacttcattattttgtttttctttttgtttcttataCACTTTCTTCTTACAGGGTTTCATTCTTCCCTAGAAAATTTCATTATTTTTTTAGTTCTAgtatttgtattttctttcttcttaaagggtttcattattgcatagaaaacttcattattttgttttagttttagttttttattttctttcttcttaaagggtttcattcttccctagaaaacttcattatttggggtttttttgtttttctattttctatCTTCTTAGAGGGTTTCAATCTCCCCTAGAAaattttattattttgttttttatttttattttctttcttcttaaagggttttaTTCCTCCCTAGaaaaattcataattttattttcattttaattttcattttatttcattttctttctttaaCGGTAATTTCAATTTCGTTCCTCTATTATATGGTTATCCTTTCGTATTATAAAAAGCACAATTTCTATGGAAAATGTGTGCAATTTTTTTCCGAAACACTTCTGTGTAAATTGTGTGTAAGTTTTGTCAATatttgatttattttttattttttcatttctttttaatGATAAGACCGATTCCACTAATTATTCCTTATTAGGATACTTATTTTTTGCAAAACTTTCATGATTATatacttattcttgcatattattaaAAAAATGCAATTTTTGGATAAATTATATGCAAATTCTGccattattttatttttatattaTGTATATATTCATTTTTTTTCTCTAGAAAACTTCATTGTTTATATTTTGTTGCGATTTTTATTTCATTACGTTTTTTCCTTAAGGGAATACTGATGCCACTAATTCATTTCTTACTAggaatctttttttttgcgaaaaatccaTTATTACATGCTTATTCTTGCGTATTATAAAAGCATAATTTGTGTATAAATTGTTTgcaatttttcaattttttccttctcttttaAGGGCAATACCAATGACACTAATTCATTTCATCTTACAAATCTTTTTTGCGAAAGTTGCACTTTTACATGCCTAtttttgcatattataaaaagACACAAATTCTATGTAAATTATGTGCAAATTTGGTTATTATTTCTTTGAGTTtccttttcattttcttcttcttggagggtaataccaatgccactaattcatcctTACTTAGGAatcttcattattttgattttgtttgagTTTTTATTTCATTTGCTTTCTTCACTATGGGTAATACCAATGCTAGTAATTCTTTACTTGTCTGGAGTATATGCTTATTCTTCTGTATTATAAAAGAGTGTAGTTTTCTGTCCAAATTGTGTGTAAAATCTGTCATTATTTTTTTGATTGAtttcatttccttttttctttAAGGATGATACCAATGATACCTTCCAAAAAACCGTTCCAAAAAATGTAGTACCAATGGCACTTATTCATTTCATTTTAAAAACTTTTATTTGCAAAAAATCCACTATTATATACTTATTTTTgcatttataaaaatgcaaaatttCGGTGTAAATAGTGTGCAATTTTTTGTcattatttgttttagttttctcTTTTTTCATCTTTATTAAGGTTAGTACCAATGCCGTTAATTCATTCTTAGAAAAGCCTTTTTTCCCAAAATTCCACTAGTACATAATTTTTCCTGCATATTTTTTTAAAGTGCATTTTCTGAGTAAATTGTTTGCAAAGCTTGTCATTATTATTTTTGTCTTCTTAAAGTGTAATACTGAAGACATGAATGTATTCTTTTATAAATACTTCTTTATGGGTAATACTAATGGaaccaatgttggggaacgtagtaattttaaaaaaattcctacgcacacgcaagatcatggtgatgcatagcaacgagaggggagagtgttgtccacgtaccctcgtagatcgacagcggaagcgttatcacaacgcggttgatgtagtcatatgtcttcacgatccgaccgatcaagtaccgaatgtacgacacctccgagttctacacacgttcagctcgatgacgtccctcgaactccgatccagccgagtgttgagggagagtttcgtcagcacgacggcgtggtgacgatgatgatgttccaccgatgcagggcttcgcctaagctccgcaacggtattatcgaggtgtaatatggtggaggggggcaccgcacacggctaagagatctcaaggatcaattgttgtgtccctggggtgcccccctgcccccgtatatgaaggagcaagggggaggcagccggccaaggggagagacgcgccataggggggagtcctactcctttccttgtgggagtaggagaagggaagggggaaggagaaagaaggaagggtgcgccccccttccctagtccaattcggaccagaccatggggaggggtgcggccaccttttgaggcctttctctcctttcccgtatggcccattaaggcccaatacgaattcccgtaactctccggtactccgaaaaatacccgaatcactcggaacctttccgaagtccgaatatagtcgtccaatatatcgatctttacgtctcgaccatttcgagactcctcgtcatatccccgatctcatccgggactccgaactccttcggtacatcaaaaatcaataaaactgtcatcgtaacgttaagcgtgcggaccctacgggttcgagaactatgtagacatgaccgagacacgtctccaatcaataaccaatagcgggacctagatgcccatattggctcccacatattctacgaagatctttatcggtcagaccgcataacaacatacattgttccctttgtcaccggtatgttagttgcccgagatttgatcgtcggtatctcgatacctagttcaatctcgttaccggcaagtctctttactcgttccgtaacacatcatcccgcaactaactcattagtcacaatgcttgcaaggcttatagtgatgtgcattaccgagtgggcccagagatacctctccgacaattggagtgacaaatcctaatatcgaaatacgccaacccaacaagtacctttggagacacctgtagagcacctttataatcacccatttacgttgtgacgtttggtagcacacaaagtgttcctccggtaaacgggagttgcataatctcatagtcataggaacatgtataagtcatgaagaaagcaatagcaacatactaaacgatcgagtgctaagctaacggaatgggtcaagtcaatcacgtcattctcctaatgaggtgatctcgttaatcaaatgacaacttatgtctatggctaggaaacataaccatctttgattaacgagctagtcaagtagaggcatactagtgacactatgtttgtctatgtattcacacatatattatgtttccggttaatacaattctagcatgaataataaacatttatcatgatataaggaaatatataatactttattattgcctctagggcatatttccttcaaccaattcattccatcttagagaactTTCATTTTGCAAAATACTCctctattatatgcttattcttacATATTGTAAACAATCGTACTAGCAATCTTCCTTTTTTTTCTAACCATGTCTTATCCAGTCGGGCTCAGCTCATCTCATCTTACACACGCATAGGACAACTCATCATAGCCTATGTCGGAAAAGACAGTGCCTAGGAGGTGCTTAGACACGCTTAGGTGCTAGGCGATGGCCATACACcttgcctagggcataaatggatgTCTAGGCAGGGAAAGCAAGAAATTGTCTATCCAAGTAAGAAATAATGCCATATTGCACTAATATTGCCAAACGGGCCATATATCAATGGCAGTAGCTGGCAGTTCACTTATTTATCAGACCTAAATTAAAGTTGATACACATATAATAACCACAAATACACCCTGATAGTGAAAATTATATTACTGTTTAGGCCGCGCCTAGGATGCTTAAGCGCCGTCTAGGCACTatgcgaaggccaaccgcctcgcttacgcctatcGCTTTTTCCAACCTTAGCACCGCTTGCTTATGAAATGGTATGAGTTAAAGAATTTAGCGACTAGGCTTTACTATTAGTTGGTGAAAGGACATGCATGCACACTGGCCGGTCCACTACCACCCAGGGGAAGCCTCGCCAGTACATAGATCGACTGAAACAAAATGTGGTCAGCCGACTGACCCAAAtattgttttcagtcgactgtcaTCTAGCCGCTCTCAAGAAACATACCTCCTCCCTTGCCTCTGCGTCCCCTTCCCCTTCCATATGGTGGTAGCGTCGATGGTCGTGCTTCACGTATTGAGCCTCTGTTGCCACGGCCTCGGCCATGGCCATGCCCACTGCCCTCCTCTACCAAGTTGCTCTCGCCGCCAATGCCACCGTCCATCTCCACCTATTGCCCAACACCAACGCTCTTCACTGGATCCACCCCCTCCCTCTGATCCATATGTCGACGACACCACATCATTCGGATGCGTTCCAGGTCACCGGAGACAACACCAATGACCACGAGGTCGAGCTCCCTCCGACCGCAAGTCGATGGAGCAGCGCCTCGCCCCCTGCCGGCCATGACAAGAAGAGAGAGCGTCGGGTTGTCGGAGACTTCACCAATGCGCACGCGGTCAAGCTTCATCCGGGCGCTGGTCGATGGAGGGGCGCCTCGCCCCCTCCTGCACATCCCTGAAAGGATGCAGCGTTTGCGCTGCCGCCTCGCTCGAATCACGTCGCCGCCAGCGGCCGAGAGAGAGGAGAAGAAAGAGAGTGGCGCGGGATTGTGGCCTAGGGTTAAGTGGACGTGAGGTTACTtatgtgttttttgtgtgtgtgggctTGAGGTTGCTTATGTGTGTTCTGCGGACGGGCTTGACCAGATCCCAAATTCAAATGCAGGCCGAATCTTTAGGGCGGTCGGTATTCTGAATAGCGACCGGAAAGGCCGGACACAGGACCGACTTCGAAGTTCGAACTCTATTTCGGCAATAAAACCTTGGTCACAGATCGCCgctaccaccgccgccgccgcctcgccgctcaaAACCCTAGTCCTAGTTCCCGAACCCCGGCTAGCGTCCATGGAGAACCCCAGGCCCCTACCCCCTGCCATCACCCCTCCCATGGCTCCCCTCCCCGTCCACCCACCCAtcgcccccgtccccgtccccgtgcCACCCCG
This region of Triticum aestivum cultivar Chinese Spring chromosome 2D, IWGSC CS RefSeq v2.1, whole genome shotgun sequence genomic DNA includes:
- the LOC123052146 gene encoding COBRA-like protein 1, which translates into the protein MAAAAPLRPLRASIALLLLALALSALVPSSDAYDSLDPVGNITIKWDVKKWSHDGYVATVSLYNYQQYRHIQAPGWKLGWVWAGKEIIWKMSGAQTTEQGDCSRFREEPPPHCCRTDPEVVDFLPGAAYSKQTPNCCKGGVLSSWGQDPANAIATFDVTVGQAGTSNSSVKAPTNFTLKAPGPGYTCGPAKEVEPTKFIDKDGDGRRTTQAIKTWNVTCTYSQFGAGRSPTCCVVLSSFYNSTIVDCNKCSCGCQDNSTNPVSCIKPNSPYLASVVPGDSTNIPVPLVQCSPHMCPIRVHWHVKANYKEYWRVKITATNLNYLMNYSQWNLVAQHPNFNNLTTIFSFRYKDLNPYGTINDTGMMWGIKYYNDLLMTAQHNGNVQSELLFRKDPATFTFQKGWAFPRRVYFNGENCVMPPPDAYPWLPNDSHRLSASLTIPFITVWAALAFFLVHV